A genomic region of Fusarium falciforme chromosome 4, complete sequence contains the following coding sequences:
- a CDS encoding J domain-containing protein produces MPLNKSAVLLCSCNPFPATAVPALPSITSSRGAPPRHNAASTASSAHQQIRYATVDHGRRGSSHRDHVPEWPKTTYPSPYEIFAMRTDDPYTKHRFYQLVKLYHPDKHSHTSDLHHIPHATRLERYRLIVAANDLLSDPSKRQLYDNHGVGWSGGRPQTLNETVRNADRAWRHQAGSAANNATWEDWERWYDARDGKPKDPLYMSNGLFATLVVVMCMIGAFAQMSRVEQSGADYMQMTNQSNLAIGQQVARRTSVAQGRSKDERVDMFLRDRENLAYAFVPSKYDNDTVDPGSAAPKQSTRAKGQDEGDGA; encoded by the coding sequence ATGCCGCTAAACAAGTCCGCCGTCCTCCTCTGCTCTTGCAATCCCTTCCCCGCCACGGCAGTGCCGGCGCTGCCGTCCATAACGTCATCTCGAGGGGCGCCTCCGAGACACAACGCCGCGTCGACTGCCTCTTCGGCGCATCAACAAATACGATATGCGACGGTTGACCATGGCCGTCGAGGCAGCTCCCATCGTGACCATGTCCCCGAATGGCCCAAGACCACTTATCCATCCCCCTACGAGATCTTTGCCATGAGGACGGACGATCCATACACCAAGCATCGGTTCTACCAACTTGTCAAGCTATACCATCCCGACAAGCACAGTCATACCTCGGACCTTCATCACATCCCCCACGCGACTCGCCTCGAACGGTATCGCCTCATCGTTGCCGCCAACGACCTCCTCAGCGACCCGTCTAAGCGCCAGCTCTACGATAACCATGGGGTGGGCTGGAGCGGGGGCCGCCCACAGACCCTGAACGAGACAGTCCGCAACGCAGATCGCGCATGGCGTCACCAGGCCGGCAGCGCCGCCAACAATGCCACTTGGGAGGACTGGGAGCGCTGGTATGACGCCCGCGACGGCAAGCCCAAGGACCCCTTATACATGTCCAATGGCCTCTTTGCCACGCTGGTCGTCGTGATGTGCATGATCGGGGCCTTTGCTCAGATGAGCAGGGTTGAGCAGTCGGGTGCCGACTACATGCAGATGACAAACCAGTCCAACCTCGCCATCGGGCAACAGGTCGCCCGGAGGACCTCAGTGGCTCAGGGACGGTCAAAGGATGAACGGGTAGATATGTTCCTGAGGGACCGGGAGAACCTGGCCTATGCCTTTGTGCCGTCAAAGTATGATAACGACACGGTTGACCCAGGTTCTGCTGCACCCAAGCAAAGCACACGTGCAAAGGGTCAGGATGAGGGTGATGGTGCTTGA